The genomic stretch CAAGGACGAAGGGCTGCGGGCCGCGCTGGAGATCCGCGATCGCCGGCCGGAGGTCGGCGTGCTCGTCCTTTCCCAGTACGTCGAGCCGCATTACGCGGCCAGGTTGCTGGCCGGGCGCACCGAAGGGCTCGGCTACCTGCTCAAGGACCGGGTCTCGGAGGTGGCCGACTTCCTGGAGTCGCTGGAGCGGGTCCGTACGGGCGGCACCGTGTTCGACCCCGAGGTCGTGCGCCAGCTCCTCGCCCGCACCACCCACGCCGACCCGCTGAGGACGTTGAGCCCACGCGAGGGCGAGGTGCTGCGGCACCTCGCCCAAGGGCTGACGAACGCCGCCGTCGCC from Nonomuraea polychroma encodes the following:
- a CDS encoding response regulator transcription factor; this encodes MRVILADDSVLLREGLTRLLDDAGHEVVAAVGDAPALLDAVEHHRPDVAVIDVRMPPAHKDEGLRAALEIRDRRPEVGVLVLSQYVEPHYAARLLAGRTEGLGYLLKDRVSEVADFLESLERVRTGGTVFDPEVVRQLLARTTHADPLRTLSPREGEVLRHLAQGLTNAAVAERLHVSLSTVEKHVNAIMDKLDLPRDPGYSRRVLAILRYLDS